Proteins from a single region of Equus asinus isolate D_3611 breed Donkey chromosome 17, EquAss-T2T_v2, whole genome shotgun sequence:
- the LOC106833483 gene encoding double C2-like domain-containing protein gamma isoform X3, whose protein sequence is MAGTAAASRGRPQRVSMQEHMAIDVSPGPIRPIHLISDFFPHFYPFAGPTLRAPGPRPAVTPALCSAPQPQPDPEPEGDSDDSTALGTLEFTLLFDADNSALHCTAHRAKGLKPPASGSVDTYVKANLLPGTSKASQLRTRTVRGTRGPVWEETLTYHGFTRQDAGRKTLRLCVCEDPRLRRRRRAPPLGELRVPLRKLVPNRARSFDVCLEKRRLTKRPKSLDTARGMSLYEEEEVEAEVAGEERGRILLSLCYSSQRGGLLVGVLRCAHLAPMDANGYSDPFVRLFLHPNVGKKSKYKTSVRRKTLNPEFNEEFFYAGPREELAQKTLLVSVWDYDLGTADDFIGGVQLSSRASGEGQQHWSECLGHSDRRLELWHPLDGAPFQLSD, encoded by the exons ATGGCGGGCACGGCGGCAGCGAGCAGGGGGCGGCCACAGCGGGTGAGCATGCAGGAGCACATGGCCATCGACGTGAGCCCGGGTCCCATCCGGCCCATCCacctcatctctgacttcttcccGCACTTCTACCCCTTCGCGGGGCCCACCCTGCGCGCCCCAGGCCCGCGCCCTGCAGTGACCCCCGCCCTCTGCTCTGCACCTCAGCCACAGCCCGATCCAGAGCCAGAGGGAGACTCAGACGACAGCA CTGCCCTGGGCACCCTCGAGTTCACGCTGCTTTTTGATGCGGACAACAGCGCCCTGCACTGCACGGCTCATCGTGCCAAG GGCCTCAAGCCACCGGCCTCAGGCTCTGTGGACACCTACGTCAAAGCCAACCTCCTTCCGGGGACCAGCAAG GCCAGCCAGCTGCGGACACGCACGGTTCGGGGCACCAGGGGCCCTGTCTGGGAGGAGACACTCACCTATCACGGCTTCACCCGCCAGGATGCCGGGCGCAAGACCCTGCG gctgtgcgtgtgtgaggaCCCCCGGCTGCGGCGACGGCGGCGGGCACCTCCCCTGGGGGAGCTCCGGGTGCCCCTGAGGAAGCTGGTGCCCAACCGAGCCCGCAGCTTCGATGTGTGCCTGGAGAAGCGGAGGCTG ACCAAGAGGCCCAAGAGCCTGGACACGGCCCGTGGCATGTCCCTGTATGAGGAG gaggaggtggaggcagaggtggCCGGGGAGGAACGTGGGCGCATCCTGCTGTCACTGTGCTACAGCTCTCAGCGGGGTGGCCTGCTGGTGGGCGTGCTGCGCTGTGCCCACCTTGCCCCCATGGATGCCAACGGCTACTCGGACCCCTTCGTCCGCCT TTTCCTGCATCCAAACGTGGGCAAAAAATCTAAATACAAGACCAGCGTTCGGAGGAAGACCCTGAACCCCGAGTTCAATGAG GAATTCTTCTACGCAGGCCCAAGGGAGGAGCTGGCCCAGAAGACGCTGCTGGTGTCTGTGTGGGACTACGACCTGGGCACGGCGGACGACTTCATCG GCGGGGTGCAGCTGAGTAGCCGGGCCAGTGGCGAGGGCCAGCAGCACTGGAGTGAGTGCCTGGGCCACAGTGACCGCCGGCTGGAGCTGTGGCACCCGCTCGACGGTGCACCCTTCCAGCTCAGCGACTAG
- the LOC106833483 gene encoding double C2-like domain-containing protein gamma isoform X2, translated as MGREAKGGWTPTLGKGASGLRAGRWRSPELWSSVTSPPHSCPPTLLPTRPPSLAHTAASGRRIAGASSEPEQLEELSEGPGCQPGPAPAPPHPTACCRCPQWCSFILSHWPGPRPAVTPALCSAPQPQPDPEPEGDSDDSTALGTLEFTLLFDADNSALHCTAHRAKGLKPPASGSVDTYVKANLLPGTSKASQLRTRTVRGTRGPVWEETLTYHGFTRQDAGRKTLRLCVCEDPRLRRRRRAPPLGELRVPLRKLVPNRARSFDVCLEKRRLTKRPKSLDTARGMSLYEEEEVEAEVAGEERGRILLSLCYSSQRGGLLVGVLRCAHLAPMDANGYSDPFVRLFLHPNVGKKSKYKTSVRRKTLNPEFNEEFFYAGPREELAQKTLLVSVWDYDLGTADDFIGGVQLSSRASGEGQQHWSECLGHSDRRLELWHPLDGAPFQLSD; from the exons ATGGGGAGGGAAGCCAAGGGAGGCTGGACCCCCACACTAGGGAAGGGAGCCTCGGGGTTGAGGGCAGGGAGGTGGCGGTCTCCTGAGCTCTGGAGTTCAGTTACGAGCCCCCCCCATTCCTGCCCCCCCACACTCCTGCCCACCCGCCCCCCCAGCCTTGCTCACACGGCTGCCTCTGGCAGGCGCATAGCTGGTGCCAGCAGTGAACCAGAGCAGCTGGAGGAGCTCTCAGAGG GTCCCGGCTGCCAACCAGGACCAGCCCccgctcccccccaccccaccgcctGCTGTCGGTGCCCTCAGTGGTGCTCCTTCATCCTGTCTCACTGGCCTG GCCCGCGCCCTGCAGTGACCCCCGCCCTCTGCTCTGCACCTCAGCCACAGCCCGATCCAGAGCCAGAGGGAGACTCAGACGACAGCA CTGCCCTGGGCACCCTCGAGTTCACGCTGCTTTTTGATGCGGACAACAGCGCCCTGCACTGCACGGCTCATCGTGCCAAG GGCCTCAAGCCACCGGCCTCAGGCTCTGTGGACACCTACGTCAAAGCCAACCTCCTTCCGGGGACCAGCAAG GCCAGCCAGCTGCGGACACGCACGGTTCGGGGCACCAGGGGCCCTGTCTGGGAGGAGACACTCACCTATCACGGCTTCACCCGCCAGGATGCCGGGCGCAAGACCCTGCG gctgtgcgtgtgtgaggaCCCCCGGCTGCGGCGACGGCGGCGGGCACCTCCCCTGGGGGAGCTCCGGGTGCCCCTGAGGAAGCTGGTGCCCAACCGAGCCCGCAGCTTCGATGTGTGCCTGGAGAAGCGGAGGCTG ACCAAGAGGCCCAAGAGCCTGGACACGGCCCGTGGCATGTCCCTGTATGAGGAG gaggaggtggaggcagaggtggCCGGGGAGGAACGTGGGCGCATCCTGCTGTCACTGTGCTACAGCTCTCAGCGGGGTGGCCTGCTGGTGGGCGTGCTGCGCTGTGCCCACCTTGCCCCCATGGATGCCAACGGCTACTCGGACCCCTTCGTCCGCCT TTTCCTGCATCCAAACGTGGGCAAAAAATCTAAATACAAGACCAGCGTTCGGAGGAAGACCCTGAACCCCGAGTTCAATGAG GAATTCTTCTACGCAGGCCCAAGGGAGGAGCTGGCCCAGAAGACGCTGCTGGTGTCTGTGTGGGACTACGACCTGGGCACGGCGGACGACTTCATCG GCGGGGTGCAGCTGAGTAGCCGGGCCAGTGGCGAGGGCCAGCAGCACTGGAGTGAGTGCCTGGGCCACAGTGACCGCCGGCTGGAGCTGTGGCACCCGCTCGACGGTGCACCCTTCCAGCTCAGCGACTAG
- the LOC106833483 gene encoding double C2-like domain-containing protein gamma isoform X5 produces the protein MSEPPWRARRQRAGGGHSGHSPIQSQRETQTTAGLKPPASGSVDTYVKANLLPGTSKASQLRTRTVRGTRGPVWEETLTYHGFTRQDAGRKTLRLCVCEDPRLRRRRRAPPLGELRVPLRKLVPNRARSFDVCLEKRRLTKRPKSLDTARGMSLYEEEEVEAEVAGEERGRILLSLCYSSQRGGLLVGVLRCAHLAPMDANGYSDPFVRLFLHPNVGKKSKYKTSVRRKTLNPEFNEEFFYAGPREELAQKTLLVSVWDYDLGTADDFIGGVQLSSRASGEGQQHWSECLGHSDRRLELWHPLDGAPFQLSD, from the exons ATGTCTGAGCCCCCATGGCGGGCACGGCGGCAGCGAGCAGGGGGCGGCCACAGCGG CCACAGCCCGATCCAGAGCCAGAGGGAGACTCAGACGACAGCA GGCCTCAAGCCACCGGCCTCAGGCTCTGTGGACACCTACGTCAAAGCCAACCTCCTTCCGGGGACCAGCAAG GCCAGCCAGCTGCGGACACGCACGGTTCGGGGCACCAGGGGCCCTGTCTGGGAGGAGACACTCACCTATCACGGCTTCACCCGCCAGGATGCCGGGCGCAAGACCCTGCG gctgtgcgtgtgtgaggaCCCCCGGCTGCGGCGACGGCGGCGGGCACCTCCCCTGGGGGAGCTCCGGGTGCCCCTGAGGAAGCTGGTGCCCAACCGAGCCCGCAGCTTCGATGTGTGCCTGGAGAAGCGGAGGCTG ACCAAGAGGCCCAAGAGCCTGGACACGGCCCGTGGCATGTCCCTGTATGAGGAG gaggaggtggaggcagaggtggCCGGGGAGGAACGTGGGCGCATCCTGCTGTCACTGTGCTACAGCTCTCAGCGGGGTGGCCTGCTGGTGGGCGTGCTGCGCTGTGCCCACCTTGCCCCCATGGATGCCAACGGCTACTCGGACCCCTTCGTCCGCCT TTTCCTGCATCCAAACGTGGGCAAAAAATCTAAATACAAGACCAGCGTTCGGAGGAAGACCCTGAACCCCGAGTTCAATGAG GAATTCTTCTACGCAGGCCCAAGGGAGGAGCTGGCCCAGAAGACGCTGCTGGTGTCTGTGTGGGACTACGACCTGGGCACGGCGGACGACTTCATCG GCGGGGTGCAGCTGAGTAGCCGGGCCAGTGGCGAGGGCCAGCAGCACTGGAGTGAGTGCCTGGGCCACAGTGACCGCCGGCTGGAGCTGTGGCACCCGCTCGACGGTGCACCCTTCCAGCTCAGCGACTAG
- the LOC106833483 gene encoding double C2-like domain-containing protein gamma isoform X1, producing MGREAKGGWTPTLGKGASGLRAGRWRSPELWSSVTSPPHSCPPTLLPTRPPSLAHTAASGRRIAGASSEPEQLEELSEGPGCQPGPAPAPPHPTACCRCPQWCSFILSHWPGACPSSLLCGGFSESLSPCLSPHGGHGGSEQGAATAGPRPAVTPALCSAPQPQPDPEPEGDSDDSTALGTLEFTLLFDADNSALHCTAHRAKGLKPPASGSVDTYVKANLLPGTSKASQLRTRTVRGTRGPVWEETLTYHGFTRQDAGRKTLRLCVCEDPRLRRRRRAPPLGELRVPLRKLVPNRARSFDVCLEKRRLTKRPKSLDTARGMSLYEEEEVEAEVAGEERGRILLSLCYSSQRGGLLVGVLRCAHLAPMDANGYSDPFVRLFLHPNVGKKSKYKTSVRRKTLNPEFNEEFFYAGPREELAQKTLLVSVWDYDLGTADDFIGGVQLSSRASGEGQQHWSECLGHSDRRLELWHPLDGAPFQLSD from the exons ATGGGGAGGGAAGCCAAGGGAGGCTGGACCCCCACACTAGGGAAGGGAGCCTCGGGGTTGAGGGCAGGGAGGTGGCGGTCTCCTGAGCTCTGGAGTTCAGTTACGAGCCCCCCCCATTCCTGCCCCCCCACACTCCTGCCCACCCGCCCCCCCAGCCTTGCTCACACGGCTGCCTCTGGCAGGCGCATAGCTGGTGCCAGCAGTGAACCAGAGCAGCTGGAGGAGCTCTCAGAGG GTCCCGGCTGCCAACCAGGACCAGCCCccgctcccccccaccccaccgcctGCTGTCGGTGCCCTCAGTGGTGCTCCTTCATCCTGTCTCACTGGCCTGGTGCGTGCCCCTCATCTCTACTCTGCGGGGGCTTCTCTGAGTCCCTGTCCCCATGTCTGAGCCCCCATGGCGGGCACGGCGGCAGCGAGCAGGGGGCGGCCACAGCGG GCCCGCGCCCTGCAGTGACCCCCGCCCTCTGCTCTGCACCTCAGCCACAGCCCGATCCAGAGCCAGAGGGAGACTCAGACGACAGCA CTGCCCTGGGCACCCTCGAGTTCACGCTGCTTTTTGATGCGGACAACAGCGCCCTGCACTGCACGGCTCATCGTGCCAAG GGCCTCAAGCCACCGGCCTCAGGCTCTGTGGACACCTACGTCAAAGCCAACCTCCTTCCGGGGACCAGCAAG GCCAGCCAGCTGCGGACACGCACGGTTCGGGGCACCAGGGGCCCTGTCTGGGAGGAGACACTCACCTATCACGGCTTCACCCGCCAGGATGCCGGGCGCAAGACCCTGCG gctgtgcgtgtgtgaggaCCCCCGGCTGCGGCGACGGCGGCGGGCACCTCCCCTGGGGGAGCTCCGGGTGCCCCTGAGGAAGCTGGTGCCCAACCGAGCCCGCAGCTTCGATGTGTGCCTGGAGAAGCGGAGGCTG ACCAAGAGGCCCAAGAGCCTGGACACGGCCCGTGGCATGTCCCTGTATGAGGAG gaggaggtggaggcagaggtggCCGGGGAGGAACGTGGGCGCATCCTGCTGTCACTGTGCTACAGCTCTCAGCGGGGTGGCCTGCTGGTGGGCGTGCTGCGCTGTGCCCACCTTGCCCCCATGGATGCCAACGGCTACTCGGACCCCTTCGTCCGCCT TTTCCTGCATCCAAACGTGGGCAAAAAATCTAAATACAAGACCAGCGTTCGGAGGAAGACCCTGAACCCCGAGTTCAATGAG GAATTCTTCTACGCAGGCCCAAGGGAGGAGCTGGCCCAGAAGACGCTGCTGGTGTCTGTGTGGGACTACGACCTGGGCACGGCGGACGACTTCATCG GCGGGGTGCAGCTGAGTAGCCGGGCCAGTGGCGAGGGCCAGCAGCACTGGAGTGAGTGCCTGGGCCACAGTGACCGCCGGCTGGAGCTGTGGCACCCGCTCGACGGTGCACCCTTCCAGCTCAGCGACTAG
- the LOC106833483 gene encoding double C2-like domain-containing protein gamma isoform X4, producing MAGTAAASRGRPQRPQPDPEPEGDSDDSTALGTLEFTLLFDADNSALHCTAHRAKGLKPPASGSVDTYVKANLLPGTSKASQLRTRTVRGTRGPVWEETLTYHGFTRQDAGRKTLRLCVCEDPRLRRRRRAPPLGELRVPLRKLVPNRARSFDVCLEKRRLTKRPKSLDTARGMSLYEEEEVEAEVAGEERGRILLSLCYSSQRGGLLVGVLRCAHLAPMDANGYSDPFVRLFLHPNVGKKSKYKTSVRRKTLNPEFNEEFFYAGPREELAQKTLLVSVWDYDLGTADDFIGGVQLSSRASGEGQQHWSECLGHSDRRLELWHPLDGAPFQLSD from the exons ATGGCGGGCACGGCGGCAGCGAGCAGGGGGCGGCCACAGCGG CCACAGCCCGATCCAGAGCCAGAGGGAGACTCAGACGACAGCA CTGCCCTGGGCACCCTCGAGTTCACGCTGCTTTTTGATGCGGACAACAGCGCCCTGCACTGCACGGCTCATCGTGCCAAG GGCCTCAAGCCACCGGCCTCAGGCTCTGTGGACACCTACGTCAAAGCCAACCTCCTTCCGGGGACCAGCAAG GCCAGCCAGCTGCGGACACGCACGGTTCGGGGCACCAGGGGCCCTGTCTGGGAGGAGACACTCACCTATCACGGCTTCACCCGCCAGGATGCCGGGCGCAAGACCCTGCG gctgtgcgtgtgtgaggaCCCCCGGCTGCGGCGACGGCGGCGGGCACCTCCCCTGGGGGAGCTCCGGGTGCCCCTGAGGAAGCTGGTGCCCAACCGAGCCCGCAGCTTCGATGTGTGCCTGGAGAAGCGGAGGCTG ACCAAGAGGCCCAAGAGCCTGGACACGGCCCGTGGCATGTCCCTGTATGAGGAG gaggaggtggaggcagaggtggCCGGGGAGGAACGTGGGCGCATCCTGCTGTCACTGTGCTACAGCTCTCAGCGGGGTGGCCTGCTGGTGGGCGTGCTGCGCTGTGCCCACCTTGCCCCCATGGATGCCAACGGCTACTCGGACCCCTTCGTCCGCCT TTTCCTGCATCCAAACGTGGGCAAAAAATCTAAATACAAGACCAGCGTTCGGAGGAAGACCCTGAACCCCGAGTTCAATGAG GAATTCTTCTACGCAGGCCCAAGGGAGGAGCTGGCCCAGAAGACGCTGCTGGTGTCTGTGTGGGACTACGACCTGGGCACGGCGGACGACTTCATCG GCGGGGTGCAGCTGAGTAGCCGGGCCAGTGGCGAGGGCCAGCAGCACTGGAGTGAGTGCCTGGGCCACAGTGACCGCCGGCTGGAGCTGTGGCACCCGCTCGACGGTGCACCCTTCCAGCTCAGCGACTAG
- the NUDT8 gene encoding mitochondrial coenzyme A diphosphatase NUDT8 — protein sequence MLPDCLSAEGERRCRRLLEGATARLRARPAAAAVLVPLCSVRGVPALLYTLRSSRLAGRHKGDVSFPGGKCDPADQDVVHTALRETREELGLAVPEEHVWGILQPVHDRGKAPVVPVLASVGPLDPQNLRPNREEVDEVFALPLAHLLQAQNQGYTHFCQGGCFRYTLPVFLHGPHRVWGLTAVITEFTLQLLAPGAYQPRLASPVLPRG from the exons ATGCTGCCCGACTGCCTGTCGGCGGAAGGCGAGCGGCGCTGCCGGCGGCTGCTGGAGGGGGCCACGGCTCGGCTCCGCGCGCGGCCCGCTGCGGCCGCGGTGCTCGTGCCGCTGTGCTCGGTGCGCGGGGTGCCGGCGCTGCTCTACACGCTGCGGTCCAGCCGCCTGGCCGGGAGGCACAAGGGTGATGTCAG TTTCCCAGGCGGCAAGTGTGACCCCGCTGACCAGGACGTGGTACACACCGCCCTAAGGGAGACCCGCGAGGAGCTGGGCCTGGCTGTGCCTGAGGAGCATGTATGGGGCATCCTGCAGCCAGTGCACGACCGG GGGAAGGCCCCCGTGGTGCCGGTGCTTGCCAGCGTGGGCCCACTGGATCCCCAGAACCTCAGGCCCAACCGCGAGGAG GTGGACGAGGTGTTTGCACTGCCCCTGGCCCATCTGCTGCAGGCACAGAATCAGGGCTACACCCACTTCTGCCAGGGCGGCTGCTTCCGATACACGCTGCCCGTCTTCCTGCATGGGCCACACCGTGTCTGGGGGCTCACAGCTGTCATCACCGAGTTCACCCTGCAGCTGCTGGCACCTGGCGCCTACCAGCCCCGCCTGGCCAGCCCTGTGCTGCCCAGGGGCTGA
- the TBX10 gene encoding T-box transcription factor TBX10, producing MTSSSWEHRLDSPFPSGPSTGSTEAPAVAEPTGQGPKNPCVSSVTVQLEMKALWEEFNQLGTEMIVTKTGRRMFPTFQVKILGMDTLADYALLMDFVPLDDKRYRYAFHSSAWLVAGKADPATPGRVHFHPDSPAKGAQWMRQIVSFDKLKLTNNLLDNNGHIILNSMHRYQPRFHVVFVDPRKDSERHAQENFKSFIFEETQFMAVTAYQNHRITQLKIASNPFAKGFRESDPDSCFRTLSPRPLLGVPARSCSSLSSCPTEQGKGLPSGPQTQRDQSLHDPNKAPASTSRTPARLHHQLLAPPEALLTPATYRPLTYQGLYPGASSSLRNPRARPTPYPLPNLQANRDRGGWPSQLG from the exons ATGACCAGCTCTAGCTGGGAGCACCGGCTGGACTCCCCGTTCCCATCGGGCCCTTCCACCGGCTCCACAGAGGCCCCAGCTGTGGCTGAGCCCACTGGGCAGGGCCCCAAGAACCCTTGTGTGTCCAGTGTGACGGTCCAGCTGGAGATGAAGGCTCTGTGGGAGGAATTCAACCAGTTGGGCACAGAGATGATAGTCACCAAGACCGGCAG GAGAATGTTTCCCACCTTCCAGGTgaagatcctgggcatggacacgctGGCTGACTACGCCCTGCTCATGGACTTCGTGCCTCTGGATGACAAGAGATACAG GTACGCCTTCCACAGCTCGGCCTGGCTGGTGGCAGGCAAAGCGGACCCGGCCACACCCGGCCGCGTGCACTTCCACCCCGACTCGCCGGCCAAGGGCGCGCAGTGGATGCGCCAGATCGTGTCCTTTGACAAGCTCAAGCTGACCAACAACCTGCTGGACAACAACGGCCAC ATCATTCTCAACTCCATGCACCGCTACCAGCCCCGCTTCCACGTGGTCTTCGTGGACCCACGCAAGGACAGCGAGCGCCATGCCCAGGAGAACTTCAAGTCCTTCATCTTCGAGGAGACCCAGTTCATGGCCGTGACGGCGTATCAGAACCACCGG ATCACCCAGCTGAAAATCGCCAGCAACCCTTTTGCCAAGGGCTTTAGGGAGAGTGACCCGGACTCCTG CTTCAGGACTCTATCTCCACGGCCCCTGCTCGGCGTCCCAGCCCGGAGCTGCAGCAGCCTCAGCTCCTGCCCCACAGAGCAGGGAAAAGGTTTGCCCTCTGGcccacagacacagagggaccaGAGCCTGCacg ATCCCAACAAAGCTCCAGCCTCCACCTCCAGGACCCCTGCCCGGCTCCACCATCAGCTGCTGGCGCCCCCTGAGGCTCTGCTGACCCCGGCCACCTACCGGCCCCTTACCTATCAGGGCCTGTACCCCGGAGCCTCAAGCTCCCTCAGGAACCCAAGAGCCAGACCAACACCGTACCCTCTTCCCAATCTCCAGGCTAACAGGGATCGGGGGGGCTGGCCCTCCCAGCTGGGCTGA